caccaaattatcaaaaactttattcataataaaCAACCAATATATACACAGTATGGCCTCGGTTAAAGTGTTAGCTACTTAAGGTGAGTAgaaaatatcaataacaaataaaGTTAGAACAAAAAAAGTATGGTATGGTATACTGTAATTTCagaatttatatcaatatatttcattaatgttAATAATGCTAAGAACATAATAGTTAATCTCTTTTTTCGGAACgtatttcaaaaattgcaataatttctgaatttacagtaaataaaaAAGGTTTTGATGGTGAGTACAGTAACTGTACTTCTTTTACCTTGATCATATCAGGATCATGTAAATTTTTCCAATCATACAGGTTTTCGTAAAATATATACTTCAAAATAAACATATCACGGAATCCATGCAAAATAGTAAACACACCAGTGATTATTTTGTTCTAATTCTTTTAATAGGTAGACACAATGTCATTCAGATATATTTCTTGATaattaaacaatgtttattttctgATCCCAATTCTATTAATAGAAGAGAGCACgttagaagaaaacaaaaatctgtttTCAATATACTGTATGTTCTTAAAATTTTCTCATAtgcttattatctacaaaatacaagttctaagtaatttattatttgtttttgaaattgtaCATGTCTTTGTATAAAAGTATTTTAGCTTTTGAAAAAAGTACTTTGATTTGtcgaaatataccaaaaactACCCGCCCTGAAAAACTTAGAAAACTGTTacccattttgaaattttcctgATAGCCATTTTTAGTAAACCATTTTTAGTAAAACATTTTACCATCGTCTAATGTCAAAGGAGAGACAACTCTAATAATTATGGTACGATACATTTTGGGGGTTtaataatgatatataaatctaCGTGAGCATGGTGTGAATAAACTAAACATTATAATAAAGCCAGACTTCTTAACGGTTTTCGGATGCACACACAGAAATTGATAATCAGCTAATGtatcttttgtttaattttgacctaaaatttaataaaacctTGGAGATATATGACACACGGATTACCAATGTTAATTTTTAATGACATTTGAAAGATCTTTGAGGtgaattttattatgtaaaatgcATGTCTATAGAAAGAACataaatatctatttaaaaggtgtattaattataacataaaatacGAATACATTTTATGAGTAAATGAGTATGACAGAAAATCgttaaatttgagaaaaaagctaaatacatttttaaggCAAAAAAATTCTTGTAAGTGTTTTCAGAGTCTGAAtcaaatcatttatatttatttagtaaAAAGTGTACAcaccttggttttttttaaatttatatcggTGCTTTTAGCTTCATGCATATAATTGTATTAACCAAGGTTTATCAGAATAAAGCGCTTTATTTATTCTGATAAACTTTGGTCCATACACATAAAGTGTCTACAAATTATGATATGCAGAAGTTGCATGTAGTTAATAGCACTGAGTCTAATAGAGAGAAATCATAGTTCGTACACTTaagaaacataaaacaaaaaatacaaaacacaaaaacaaagatattaaattAAACATGCCATTACTGCAAAATGTGGTATTCAATGAAGTCTTGTGGTgcattatcaatatatttattaaattgtgtGATATCAACTTTGAAATCAATCTGCACTTATGCAGTTCGGCATTTTGTCATTAAAGTAATTCCATGATAAACTGTACGTAAACATTTGTTAGTCGATGATTTAATAACTTGTTCTACTCTCTGTAAATCATTTACATAGCTATAGTTTTATAATATGCATATACTTCACTATACTTTGTCCCGGATATTTCAGATGGAAGGCTCATCTAGTTATTTAACGAGTAAAAtggtaaaagttttaatttcctGACGTCTAGTGTTTggttttgtcatattttatgGAGATCCCCGTTTGAATTTACCTTGGACTTTGGGtctttttttaacacatttgatATCTTAAAAACTAGAACGCTGTAAAAAATGTTCagccaaaaaaaatcaaccccAAGCAGCGTGTGTTGCATAAAATTAGATGTGCTATGGAAAAgtcaaatttaatttatcatttgaaaaaaaccacATAAAATAGTTGTTCTAGAACAATCTACATCTTTACAATTTTTGTCTTTCCTTTACAACTGTGTTCATTTCAAAAATAGCTGTAAGTGTTTGAAAAATACTTGCTCAATTTGAAGCATTTCATAATATATTTAAGTTCTCATAAGCAAAACCACTGAGCACATCACGAAAGAATCAAGCATACGTGAAAGTGGTAATCCGGAACAGTTAGTGGTTACTATTTCAGTGGTCCACTTGTGGTTATTGATGACACAAAATAGGTTCTATATTGTCGTCTGTTAATTGTTGTTATTGCAGGTACTTACTCgttttcaatacaaaaaaaatcatattgagATATATAAATCAAAGAACGGTAATCGTTATAGTCAGTAACATGGAGAATCGTCGCTTTTGATTTCAAGAGCTTGTCTTATAATGCTTTCATCTTTAAGCAAGGCtttctgaaataaatgtaaaatacacTAAGTAAGcgaaataacaaattttactTCAGTTTGACATGTGTATAGTTATTCAAATACAATATCAtgacttaaaacataatataaaacaataaaaatgtcaattatcaaatatttgtttgtcaaaATATACTCTTAATATGACTGATTTCTTTTAACTCACATTAGACAAGTCGTAtcattataacaatattattaaGTAACGGCCCTTAAGAGTCTTTGTCTCTCAACTTGGTCTACGTGCATTTGAAAACATGGACACTCTGCCGTATTGCAGACGAGAAAAGACTACATGAGAAAAAGCACTGTTTTTGTTGATCTTGTAACGCTGATCATTTAGTCTGTTTAGTTTATCTgtattttctttagttttttgcttaaaacacaaaaaagagtAAAACCAATCCTCATTTAAGCATTTGACTTGCTAGTAGAAATTGTCTTTCTGATCAGTTTATGATTTTGACATTAATAAGACAAAacgcaaaaaaagtaaaactccTTATTATGGGGCAAAAAATCTTACAAGGGATCGTCGGACAATTTTGACCTTGGGATGTATTTTTAGAACTTGTATTGCTGgttatttttgcaatttaaagtttttctttttcagtcaTAGTTTTcaagtaaatagacaaaaatgaaaaaatgaaaaataaaaaaaaatgtaaaaaaatgtcataaaaaggCAATAATTCGGATAATTCGTCTGACAAATTTAACATATATCGACAAGGGGAAGAGCtcatcattcaaaacatttttgcacacgtcagattttctctatttGTAACGGttatcaaaacaatatacaaCACTTGCATTATACCCAATAAATATATAGCCATCTCGGACATCGTCGTTGGCAGACAGGGTAatctgacatattttttttaaacaagatactcCAATGATTATTGAGGCTAAGCGTGGTTTAAATTTGACCCAGTATTTTAGGAGAAGcgatttgtttaaaattaacgacgacagacaacgacgacgacgggcGACGAACGCCATGTGATGAGTAAGTACCGATGAGCAGCTTATCTACATGTtgatatcataaaatatcagctgcgagacataatagGAAGgcttttgtcgagtgagcgtagcgaacgagacCAAAAAGCCTTCAGATAttgtcaagcagctgatattttataatatcaatatgcagataatctgataatcgatttatcgggctacatttgcgtgtttcagaagtgttttctttgtttcatcaGCACAAAAAATATGACTTGATAATTTCGTTCAAAGTaattaacgtcggttcaaacattatgacgtcgctgatacaaagacatgatacggaataatattaagagctgaacagagtgatatagacagtgggacAACCGATAAAGCGACCTAGACCTTTCGGGTCAGGTCTGCTTAAAGGAGCATCTGTTGCAAATGTCATTGTTTATAAAATCCtaattctttaatttgatttataacaaacttAAATATTTACAGAGTTAACAAACACTCTTCAcgaaagtaaataaaacagaGCATGGTATTGAGGTGGAGCAGAGGAGTACCATGCGTATAATGGGATAAGACAACGGATAACTACTACTACTATAGACACTGAGATGACTGCTAATGAACAtgtgacacaacataaaaccaaatataaaaaaaatcagaaaaaaaactcacaATGATGTTCAAAATTCAATTAACCAAAAGAATAAGTGCATGcattaaataatgaatttaaaagaaaacatacctCTCTTTCTTTAAGTTCTCTTCCTGCTCGAAGTTTACCCTGAATACTTGGTATGCTGTTTAACTTATCTTGCAGGCTCTTTACTGATTCTTTCAAAAAACTGTCTAATTTATCATCCGAATCAAACCCATAATCGCTTGCATCAGAGTCATCCTGTCGTTTTGCTTGGACATTATATGCCATTAAGCCTGCTATACTAAAgcctaaataaaaataaacatcttCCTCTGAAGATATATTGCCACCTCgaattttattaatttcgatttctgtttttgatttttcatttcgcATAACAACACATGTTCGGTTATCTTTATTTCTAATTCTTCCATTTAAACGTTTTAACGTATTTCTAATTTGCGATCTTTTCCACATTCCTTTTTTGTCAAAGTCTTCATCTGCATCTGGTTTACTCCGGTTGAATATATCAAAACGATGACACACTTTCTGTTTCTGACCAGTTTTTGCTAAAAAGAATTGAGCTGTTGGTTTGGTTATATTTCGCTCTTCTTTTAACACCAAATTGGTGTTTGTAACACCTCGAGCTCTGTGTCGTTTTTGTTTGTACTTGTTAAGGTAATGCAGAGcagaataaaacaatacatcGTCATATTCTACATCCATTCTCTCAGTAGGCCAGAGAAGCATACTGATGAATAAGTACGCTTGGGAAAGATAACCACTAGAATTGCTTATAACGTCTTTGCAGTATTCTAAAACAACACTCCAGGAATCCCGATTTCTACCATTTAACAACCCTATTAAAAAATTTACAGCAACAAGGTTGATCTTATCTCTAGGTTGGCAAAAACATAAACCATTTAAATGGTGTTTAATCTTTAAACACTTCTCAGTTGCTTCAGCAGGAATTAACTCTCTTTTCTTTACTTGAAGTAGTATGTCATACATGTTCATATACGTGTTACCTTGTAAATGTATCAAACGTCTTCTGTGAAAAATGTCCAAGTCTGATGGTCTGTGCGACTCTGGTTCAATATCGTTTTCTTCTCCAAGGTACCGAGCAAATTCATTTCGAACACTAGGAAAAAAGTAGTGCAGCTGAGAGTGAAAACGATGCAGTTTGCTTGGATTATGTGCATAGAATATCGAATTGTAGCATAAATATGATTCTATGCATTCAAAAGATTCATCTGCGTACTTAATGAACTGTGTAAATAGAGGTTTAAAATCTATCCTCCATCTGTCACTTAGTTCTTCCGGTATGTAATCTTTGTCCGTAAGAAGTTTCTTAATGTCAATTGAGGAGGAAAAAATGGTATTTTCGGTAACAAACTTTGCACAAAGGTTTATTGTTTGTATCACGTCCTGGCTTGTATACAACAGTCGAATCTCACTGCTTTTACCAAGCATCTCTCtagcaaatacaaaatgttgaaTAGCTTCGAGTATCATGCTTATCATTGTATCTGTATCTGAATCATGAGGAATTGTAGAACTTAATACAGAAAGAAATTTGTCACGTAAAATAGAGCCCAAATTATGATGCCAAGATCCTTTTTCCATCGCATTGGATATGAATTGTTCAGCATACCTTGACCACTCCTCGGCCTTGtcatgttcaatttttttagaaaataaacgTGCTAAAGTTTGACACATGTAACaatcttgaaatatttgtattccGATTTCCAAAACATTTGCAGCTGCTCGCCATCCTTCGTCTTCTTCTACTCGTACGATTAAGGGAGAAAAATACGTATTTTTATTATCGTTATATTCTTCCTTGAGACGTCTCGTTAACATTTCTTTCGACAGTTGGATTAATATATTCTTGCCGTAAGCAGGACATGTGAATAAAGAGGATTTTAAAAATCGTATTATAAGCTTGCTCAGTTTTTCTCCTCTGACTTCCAAAATTTTAGATAAAACTGGTACGGCTAGCAAAGGATGAGACATACGAATTTCCATGCCAGAAGTTTCTTCCCTCTCACTAATCACGAGGAAAATCTTCAGGTAATGAGATAATAATTTTTCCCATATATACCATAAGTTCgtctttttaaatgatttacctAAAAGTTGGTCGCAGCATTCAACTGGAATAAATACCGTTGGTCCCCTAAGTGATGTTGGTGCATAGGCTGATATAAGTGATGCATATTCAAGTAATTCAAATTCATTTGACTTGCTATCGATCAATTTAAGAAACTGAGTTATTGTTTCTGTAATATAGTTTTCATTGAAACCATTTCGTAAGATCATAAATGATATCAAATGTTCTGGATGTCCATTAGGATCCCTTTGTTCAATGTCTTTGTATTTACTCTCCATCCATAGCTGTTCTTCCTTTGTCAGTTGTTGACACAGTTGAAACCCGTATTCATTAATCTCCTTAAATGAGTTTGCTGGATGCTGATCGGTTTTGGTAATTCCAGTCTCTCTTTGGCATACCAAGAGACAGCACACAATGCCATCTTTACTCGGAGTTGTGCGAAACTCTTTATTTATATTCCaaattaaatcttcataaataCAATCAGATTGAGCTATGTCGTCTATTAGTAATAATAGTGGTTTCGGTTTATCCTTTTCCTCATATTTCAAAAGAGTCATTATATTTTGGGTGGTCCTTTCCGTAATTTGTACAATAGTTGCACAGCGATACTTTTTTCGATTTAGCCATAATATGTTATGCGCTAAAGTTGTACCTCCGGAACCTGGCTCATGTTTTATAGTAACAACGGCAACTTTTTTGCCACCTTTGTCCGTTGAGGTTAGTAGTTCATTGATTATGTCAAGCACATTTTCCAAGCAATGTCTTTTCAATACTTGATTTTCAAAGTAAAAGTTGTACCAATGAACTCTATTGCCTTTATAAAAATCCTCTTCATACTTTATTCTCATCTGCTGTAAAACCAGTTTAGAGTGAGATTTACTTTCACACTGCTTTGCgcttaatatttttaaatcggACATATTCTGAATAATGAAGGGATCCACTTCAACGTATGCACCACTCCTTGTTGGCAAGGAGATATTAGCTACATCATCATTGTTCGTAACCTCTAGAAATGTACAACACACGTGTTCCCATGTTGTTCCCTCTCCCGCAACACTGCACATGTTTATATTGTCTTCAGTTCCCTTCTGTTCAGTCACAATAAGTTGCCTGAAGTTATTAATAATTTCCTCATCGGCTGATATAACAACTAATTGTTTCCAACCAAACCGAGTTGTACACTCGTAAAAGGTTTCTATAATCCCACTGAAGTCATTCGAGAACACCATGAAAACGACTAATAACCGtccatttgaaattaaatttccgAAAAAAGTAACAGCATCCTTTATTCCAGTGCTATATGTTTCAGACCAGTCAATTCGATTTAAATGAGGCATTGGTTCATGCATGTCATGCCTTCCATTTGCAAAAATCCAGATAGTTTTCATTGCGATAGGTATTCCTAGTATTTTTTCCAGATCAGCCTGTTTTCCTGCATTATCCTTGAATACTTCATCAGTGTACAGTGCAGATTTTTCAACGTTTCTATATAGTTTTGATATTCCATTTTCATCAGTTCTGTCGTCAAAATCAAAGACAGCATGAAAATGTATGTGACGCAAAAACCTTAAATTTTTGGTAAAATGAGGAtcttgtttttgattttgagtTGGTTTATTAAGTACCAGTAGTGGCCACATAGATTTATTCAGCCTGTCAGTTCCTTTGCATAGCAGAAGTCGTAATTTCGCCATCGGTAATTCAACTGACTTAATATGATAACTGAGTTCCAACGACTCATATTTTTCTCTTTCTGTTATgttctgttttaaaattgtttcaatAAAAAGAGTCTTTTCCAATTTATGTTTGGATACGGTGGAGGATCCCTCTCTGACAAAAAGTGTAAATTCTTTTTCAACCTTCTTCGCATTTATACCTTGTATTTTGCttctatttaaaagaaagaAGTTATTGGAACAACGATAAGAAGCCGGTTCGACGTCAACCTCCATTACGTAAAGCGATACATCGGTATTTTTACAAAGAACTGGAATAAATACTGGATTTCCAATACAGTACTTGACAATCATTTCTGTCCGTTCATCGAAacataatttctgaaattttatcaataagtctgttgcattttgtttaaatgttttagttGGTAAGTTAAAACCGATAACCTCTCCGTGTCGGAACTGAAGTTCCTGGTCGACACTGTCAGCAATACCAAACATAATTGTACCATTCTTTCTTGCATTGAGACAACCACATGCAAATCGTAAGGTTTCTAACAAAAATTTATTAATTGCACTAGCTTCTCTTTGTAATTCTTTTGAcgcaaaatatttaaattcaaaacaccGATATCCTACTGCACCATCATGCTCACCAGTCTCCATAACAAGATGTTTGTGATATAGGAATGCAGACTCAGATTCACGAAAAGGTCTGGGCTTCTGGATGTCCGATGCAATATTTAAACTTTGTTTATCACTTTGTTCTACTAAACTTTCTTGGACTATGTTTGTATCAATATTTAGTTTCGTGGTATCCGAATCGGTAGTGTTTACTACAGTGTCATTTTTGTCAGGCAATTGCATTTCTGTGAATGTATCTGCGTTTTCTTTTACTTCAGATTGAATTGTACTTGATGGTTTTGATATCAATTTTGTATCATCCATTGTTGATTGTTTGTTAAAAGATTCAACATCTGCATGCTTTTGAATTTTGTCTGAATGCAACCCTGTTGATTTCACGATCATTGTGTTATCAATGTCATGAGCATTTGTTTCTTCGTCCGTTTTTGATTTGTCTTTCGCGTCATATTTACTACAAATAAATCCTTTAGAATAATCATCAGGATGAAATATCCAAATTTGTTTACTGTTGTTAATTGAAAAcgaaaaaaatgttcttttaactttattttctaCTGGTTTTTGGAATTTGAAACCATAAActtgtttttcaaaatctaaaagGTCATTGCtaataagtaaaaaaacattttcaaaactgttcAGCTCACCTATTTTCTTCTCCATAACGTATCGCATTTTCACTGGTCTTTGAGTGAGTGAAACCggctgttttgaatttttacaatACAAAGTTGTATCCTTCGGTGACTCTGAGAAGGTTTCCTGAAAGGCTTGTGTACAAGCTGTTCTCCAATTATGCACATTATTCCGAATTTTATCCCAAAAACCATTATGTGACTTTTTATCTTCATAGTCATTTTCATTGCAAAGAATAAGAAATAACATTCGTTTATCTAGTTCATTTCCTTTTCCCCAGTTGCTATGAATTATTTGCAGTTGGCATTGTTTTGAAACCTTCATGTAAGAATGTTGTAAACAAGTTTTCGTTTCTAAAAAACTAATAATTTCACTTTCTTCCGCTGAGAATGTTTcaactttaatattaaaattttccttgATGCACTCGTTTTTAGTTATTTTCTCGTTgcgtttttttattatttgatgaaaaagaaTTCCTATCTTTTTAAGTTCGACCGGAAATTCTTCCTTCATTTCTTCTGGACTTTTGTATGACATGAAACAAAAGCCATCAATTTTGTGTTcttcaataaatttacaaatttcttTAATGACATTCTGTGCTGGAAAgttgttttctaaaaattttgaaacaatttctgGTGTCCATGAAGATGCCTCTAAACTTATGATATCTACATACTGTTTTTTatctttgaataataaaattcttCTAGCAAGACCTACAGGCACATTGAGAAACTCCTTGAAAGAAACAACATCTTCAATAgaataattatataatgtttCTCCATCGAGAAGTCCTATTCCTGGACTTTTCTCTATATCTTGTTCTGTAATGTTTACTGTGTTAATCAGCCAATCTTGTATTTCTTCAAATGAGctatcattttgtacataaaatggcgcagctaaaaaaaaaagtttagctATACATGTATTGTGCTGATGTTTAAAAGTGTCAAAGTTACTTTACCATTTTTacatacacacacacatacacacacaaaaatagTATTCGGTCTACTTAAATTATGTCGATTCCGAGTGACAATACAAAAACATGCAGCATAGATCTTATAACACCtgcatacaataaaaaaaaatgaataaatgctTAAGGTGGCTAGGGAGTCGATAACttgtcaaaatgaaattttgatcatgcttttttcaaaaatatattaaaaatatattaaaagatatGGGTCACTAGACTTTTTTTAACGCTACAGATTGTGCAAAATTGCACATtgcaaaattgtcagattttgtatagattatgcatggaaaaacatattttgtgtgACAAAAAGAAAACGTTCTATCAGAACTTTAAGTCAAAAATCTAATCAAACACAAACACGGTGTTTTTGAGAAATTACAGCTGTATTTATTAGAAAGCACACaactttctatatttatatcaaaaggctttaacataaattacatacaactctcaaaatttgcacatttcatcaaatatttagGCCAAAGTTATCTGCTTCttcaaaatccaagatggaggaagacgcCCGAGACAACTTAGCAAGACAGTTATGATATTCACGAACACGATAGCATGACACAAGTATTCTTCTTGTACTTCTGAATTCACCTCGTTTTAGGAGGACTCTTGTTGCTCTATcataatttttgtatatttatttttcgtcagCCTACAGTTAGGAATGATCCATTCCTTATGTATCTTCTTTATTGTTGTCTCTAACGTTCAACACAGTTCAAATAAAATGGATGAAATCAAGTATAGACACCGTAATAGTCGCATCAATTAGAATATATatgtcgtgtggtctagcgggacggctgcagtgcaggcgatttggtgtcacgatatcacagtagcatgggttcgaatcccggcgagggaagaaccaaaaatttgcgaaagcaaatttacagatctaacattgttgggttgatgtttagacgagttgtatatatatatatatatatatatatatatacccccAATTGGGACATTAGCTGTACGGTGGTACAAACCTAGATTAAGTGGActttttgaaaactaaattttttggGTGTGTGGACCAGATAGGCAATCCATATTAAGTATTTTTCGGTAAATTCATTGTAAGAATCGAATGTTAGAaaaatttttctaaataatttttttttgggagaGATAGGTTTCTGAATCCTTATTTGGTATTATCAAAAAGCCACTTTAACTTTGACCTGAATTTAGAAAGCCACTTTACTAGAATGCTTTAGCGAACCTACAACTGGCACATAAAGTGGATTGTTGTCACGTGATCAGATAGGTACGATAGTAGATAAGGTGCACACAGATATACAGATTATGTgacgtcattaaaaaatattggtaGATAAGGTGTACATCGTAGTTACAAAGCGAGTTAAAGTGGCTGTTAttcgaaatatatatattattgtggAAATCCCAATACGTCACAAAGCAATATGGCGATTGTTTACATCAATGTTGACAATGAGTTGACGAAAAGGAAAATAGCTCTCGATAGTGAATAAACTGCATGCAAACGTAAGTGAATCTATatatcagatattttatttagtataaAAGAATGCAGTATTAttcgattttgttttataaagaatatcaattgtggtaaatataaataatgtgtgttgcatgaatttaatatttaaaatttcaatattttcacaaCCATAAAAGAAAgtgtgtttatttatatattgtggAATCTAACATCTGAACAAGAATTTGtgtattaatattcatgtcacgTGATAAGATAGGCACGATAGTAGATAAGATGCACACAGATATACAgattatgtgacgtcatttaaatatattggtAGATAAGGTGTACATCGTAGTTACAAAGCGAGTTAAAGTGGCTGTGAatcgaaatatatatatatattattgtggAAATTCCAATACGTCACAAAGCAATATGGCGATTGTTTACATCAATGTTGACAATGAGTTGACAATGAGATGATGTGTTGAAACACGAAAAGGAAAATATCTCTCGAATGTGAATAAAATGCATGCAAACGTAAGTGAATCTATatatcagatattttatttgatataaaagaaTGCAGTATTAttcgattttgttttataaagaatatcaattgtggtaaatataaataatgtgtgttgcatgaatttaatatttgaaatttcaatattttcacaaCCATAAAAGaaattgtgtttatttaaatattgtggAATCTAACATCTGAACAAGAATTTGtgtattaatattcatgtcacgTGATAAGATAGGCACGATAGTAGATAAGATGCACACAGATATACAgattatgtgacgtcatttaaatatattggtAGATAAGGTGTACATCGTAGTTACAAAGCGAGTTAAAGTGGCTGTGAatcgaaatatatatatatatattattgtggAAATTCCAATACGTCACAAAGCAATATGGCGATTGTTTACATCATTGTTGACAATGAGTTGACAATGAGATGATGTGTTGAAACACGAAAAGGAAAATATCTCTCGAATGTGAATAAAATGCATGCAAACGTAAGTGAATCTATATATCAGATATTTTATTCAGTATAAAAGAATTCAGTATAAttcgattttgttttataaagaatatCAATTGTGGTAAATGTAAATAATGTGTGTTGcatgaatttaatatttaaaatttcaatattttcacaaCCATAAAAGaaattgtgtttatttaaatattatggaATTATACATTTGAACAAGAATTTGtgtattaatattcatgtcacgTGATCAGATAGGTACATGGTAGATTAGGTCCACACAGATATACAGATTATGTGacgttatttatatatattagtagATAAGGTGTACATCGTAGTTACAAAGCGAGTTAAAGTGGCTGTTAttcgaaaatatatatattattgtggAAATTCCAATACGTCACAAAGCAATATGGCGATTgtttacataataataataaaattctttatttaacgaaggtaacacatttaacaattacatgttaatcttcaaaaactatcaatacaaataaaaaacgtacaaaaatacatacaatataaaatacataatacagTTAAGTAAGCACATATGCATTCagtagaagaagaaaaagaaatacattaGTTTCATGCATCTTTATTCTGTTCAGTTAGAAAATAGTTTGAACAGTTGGTCTTAAATGTATCTAAATTatctatttctttaatattatttggtAAATTATTCCAGGTAATAAGACCagaatatttaaatgttcttttcaaaa
This Mytilus trossulus isolate FHL-02 chromosome 14, PNRI_Mtr1.1.1.hap1, whole genome shotgun sequence DNA region includes the following protein-coding sequences:
- the LOC134696973 gene encoding sterile alpha motif domain-containing protein 9-like, translated to MDCLSAAPFYVQNDSSFEEIQDWLINTVNITEQDIEKSPGIGLLDGETLYNYSIEDVVSFKEFLNVPVGLARRILLFKDKKQYVDIISLEASSWTPEIVSKFLENNFPAQNVIKEICKFIEEHKIDGFCFMSYKSPEEMKEEFPVELKKIGILFHQIIKKRNEKITKNECIKENFNIKVETFSAEESEIISFLETKTCLQHSYMKVSKQCQLQIIHSNWGKGNELDKRMLFLILCNENDYEDKKSHNGFWDKIRNNVHNWRTACTQAFQETFSESPKDTTLYCKNSKQPVSLTQRPVKMRYVMEKKIGELNSFENVFLLISNDLLDFEKQVYGFKFQKPVENKVKRTFFSFSINNSKQIWIFHPDDYSKGFICSKYDAKDKSKTDEETNAHDIDNTMIVKSTGLHSDKIQKHADVESFNKQSTMDDTKLISKPSSTIQSEVKENADTFTEMQLPDKNDTVVNTTDSDTTKLNIDTNIVQESLVEQSDKQSLNIASDIQKPRPFRESESAFLYHKHLVMETGEHDGAVGYRCFEFKYFASKELQREASAINKFLLETLRFACGCLNARKNGTIMFGIADSVDQELQFRHGEVIGFNLPTKTFKQNATDLLIKFQKLCFDERTEMIVKYCIGNPVFIPVLCKNTDVSLYVMEVDVEPASYRCSNNFFLLNRSKIQGINAKKVEKEFTLFVREGSSTVSKHKLEKTLFIETILKQNITEREKYESLELSYHIKSVELPMAKLRLLLCKGTDRLNKSMWPLLVLNKPTQNQKQDPHFTKNLRFLRHIHFHAVFDFDDRTDENGISKLYRNVEKSALYTDEVFKDNAGKQADLEKILGIPIAMKTIWIFANGRHDMHEPMPHLNRIDWSETYSTGIKDAVTFFGNLISNGRLLVVFMVFSNDFSGIIETFYECTTRFGWKQLVVISADEEIINNFRQLIVTEQKGTEDNINMCSVAGEGTTWEHVCCTFLEVTNNDDVANISLPTRSGAYVEVDPFIIQNMSDLKILSAKQCESKSHSKLVLQQMRIKYEEDFYKGNRVHWYNFYFENQVLKRHCLENVLDIINELLTSTDKGGKKVAVVTIKHEPGSGGTTLAHNILWLNRKKYRCATIVQITERTTQNIMTLLKYEEKDKPKPLLLLIDDIAQSDCIYEDLIWNINKEFRTTPSKDGIVCCLLVCQRETGITKTDQHPANSFKEINEYGFQLCQQLTKEEQLWMESKYKDIEQRDPNGHPEHLISFMILRNGFNENYITETITQFLKLIDSKSNEFELLEYASLISAYAPTSLRGPTVFIPVECCDQLLGKSFKKTNLWYIWEKLLSHYLKIFLVISEREETSGMEIRMSHPLLAVPVLSKILEVRGEKLSKLIIRFLKSSLFTCPAYGKNILIQLSKEMLTRRLKEEYNDNKNTYFSPLIVRVEEDEGWRAAANVLEIGIQIFQDCYMCQTLARLFSKKIEHDKAEEWSRYAEQFISNAMEKGSWHHNLGSILRDKFLSVLSSTIPHDSDTDTMISMILEAIQHFVFAREMLGKSSEIRLLYTSQDVIQTINLCAKFVTENTIFSSSIDIKKLLTDKDYIPEELSDRWRIDFKPLFTQFIKYADESFECIESYLCYNSIFYAHNPSKLHRFHSQLHYFFPSVRNEFARYLGEENDIEPESHRPSDLDIFHRRRLIHLQGNTYMNMYDILLQVKKRELIPAEATEKCLKIKHHLNGLCFCQPRDKINLVAVNFLIGLLNGRNRDSWSVVLEYCKDVISNSSGYLSQAYLFISMLLWPTERMDVEYDDVLFYSALHYLNKYKQKRHRARGVTNTNLVLKEERNITKPTAQFFLAKTGQKQKVCHRFDIFNRSKPDADEDFDKKGMWKRSQIRNTLKRLNGRIRNKDNRTCVVMRNEKSKTEIEINKIRGGNISSEEDVYFYLGFSIAGLMAYNVQAKRQDDSDASDYGFDSDDKLDSFLKESVKSLQDKLNSIPSIQGKLRAGRELKEREKALLKDESIIRQALEIKSDDSPCY